A genome region from Bombilactobacillus bombi includes the following:
- a CDS encoding nicotinamide-nucleotide amidohydrolase family protein: MQELLQEFKKSQTSSAPFVLEKYDSLFQFVVKQLTQQKQTITAAESLTAGLFQATLASVPGASKVLEGGFITYSLKMKAQLLDIPATKLQEHGVVSQWTAMQMAIHSAQIVNSNFGVGLTGAAGPESLEGHAAGTVWIAVNSPTTTVAQQFKFAGNRADVRKKSVVAAFNMVANSL; this comes from the coding sequence ATGCAAGAACTGTTGCAAGAATTCAAGAAGTCTCAGACAAGTAGCGCACCCTTTGTTTTGGAGAAATATGATTCTCTGTTTCAATTTGTGGTTAAGCAATTAACACAACAAAAACAAACAATTACAGCAGCTGAGAGTTTAACTGCTGGCCTTTTTCAAGCTACTTTGGCTTCGGTGCCGGGCGCATCTAAGGTTCTAGAGGGCGGATTTATCACTTATTCGCTAAAGATGAAAGCTCAACTTTTGGATATTCCAGCAACAAAATTGCAAGAGCATGGAGTTGTCAGTCAATGGACTGCCATGCAAATGGCAATTCACAGTGCTCAGATTGTTAATAGCAATTTCGGTGTTGGTCTAACTGGCGCTGCGGGTCCAGAATCGTTAGAAGGACATGCAGCTGGTACTGTGTGGATTGCAGTTAACAGTCCAACAACAACTGTAGCGCAACAATTTAAGTTTGCGGGCAATCGAGCTGATGTGCGTAAAAAAAGTGTGGTTGCAGCTTTCAATATGGTAGCTAATAGCTTATAA
- a CDS encoding QueT transporter family protein, translating to MQKSKNWALPAIVAALYVAISLLFAPLSFNAVQIRFAELFNHLAAFNKKYIIAVTLGCFITNLFSTVGMPDLIFGTAGTIIGTCLTWYFGSKTSIKWQKYAIATVCQIPGTFLVALEMHLFMKLPLVWTWVTVSAGEMLSMIIGAIIIDIISRKIDFSKGEVIRHAVH from the coding sequence ATGCAAAAAAGTAAAAATTGGGCCTTGCCCGCAATCGTTGCTGCATTATATGTTGCAATTTCTTTATTGTTTGCACCGTTAAGTTTTAACGCCGTGCAAATTAGATTTGCAGAGTTGTTTAATCACCTGGCAGCTTTTAACAAGAAATATATTATTGCAGTAACTTTAGGATGTTTCATTACAAATTTATTTTCTACTGTAGGAATGCCTGATTTAATTTTTGGAACAGCTGGCACGATTATTGGTACTTGCTTAACCTGGTATTTCGGTAGTAAAACATCAATAAAATGGCAAAAATATGCCATTGCGACCGTTTGTCAGATACCAGGGACCTTTTTAGTAGCTCTGGAGATGCATTTGTTTATGAAGTTACCATTAGTGTGGACTTGGGTAACGGTTTCTGCTGGGGAAATGCTCTCAATGATTATAGGAGCTATCATTATTGATATTATTAGTCGTAAAATTGATTTTAGTAAGGGAGAAGTTATTAGACATGCCGTTCACTAA
- the pgsA gene encoding CDP-diacylglycerol--glycerol-3-phosphate 3-phosphatidyltransferase: MNLPNKLTVVRIILIPIFMIFMSINFHLGQVQFLGTSVAWEYLIAAVIFVAASLTDLADGKIARSQHLVTNFGKFMDPLADKMLVLTAFIYLAANKQAPAWVVAIIACRELLITTLRLLIVEQGGQVMAAQMPGKIKTTTQMLAIVFLLLNDPLFSYWHLPFGTIMLYICLIFTIYSAYDYLIQNKQYYADFK, encoded by the coding sequence ATGAATCTACCAAACAAATTGACTGTTGTTCGCATTATCTTAATTCCAATTTTTATGATTTTTATGTCAATTAACTTTCATTTAGGTCAAGTACAGTTTTTAGGGACAAGTGTTGCTTGGGAGTATTTAATTGCGGCGGTGATTTTTGTAGCTGCTTCTTTAACTGATTTGGCTGATGGTAAAATTGCTCGCAGTCAACATTTGGTGACTAATTTTGGTAAATTTATGGATCCTTTAGCAGACAAAATGCTGGTTTTGACGGCGTTCATTTATTTGGCTGCTAATAAACAAGCTCCTGCATGGGTTGTAGCAATTATTGCTTGTCGAGAATTGCTGATTACGACTTTGCGGTTATTGATTGTTGAGCAAGGAGGCCAAGTGATGGCTGCCCAAATGCCTGGAAAAATCAAGACAACTACTCAAATGCTGGCGATTGTCTTCTTATTGTTAAATGATCCGCTCTTTAGTTATTGGCATTTGCCTTTTGGAACGATTATGTTGTATATTTGTTTAATTTTTACAATATATTCTGCCTATGATTATTTGATTCAAAATAAGCAATATTACGCTGATTTTAAATAA
- a CDS encoding DUF2829 domain-containing protein, which produces MPFTKALEQLQQGKKVVRQSWTSGEQYIIEITDAQYQGEAVNPYFLIKTDETPAFSVFQPTSCDILADDWQLVS; this is translated from the coding sequence ATGCCGTTCACTAAAGCTTTAGAACAATTGCAACAAGGGAAAAAAGTTGTGCGCCAATCTTGGACGAGCGGTGAGCAATATATTATTGAAATAACTGATGCCCAGTATCAAGGAGAAGCTGTGAATCCTTATTTTTTAATTAAAACGGATGAAACACCAGCCTTTTCAGTATTTCAGCCAACTTCCTGTGATATTTTGGCTGATGACTGGCAATTAGTTTCATGA
- a CDS encoding 3-oxoacyl-ACP reductase produces the protein MKAIYPDLKDKRVLVTGCASGIGASQCRLFLEQGCEVYGIDLHVANIEHARFHFIQLDLMQATDVKVTLEPLARMDIICNTAGILDDYQPSLATDEQLWNQVLNTNLRSMYLVCNIFIAKSLAAQRPLTIVNMASIASFMASGGGAAYTASKHAIVGYTKQLNFDYGKFKIRANCLAPGAVQTPMTQEDFNTNTDTAKKVARQTLIGRYAQPEEIAQATLFLASAVSEYIYGAVLPIDGGFSLGKEI, from the coding sequence ATGAAAGCCATTTATCCAGACTTAAAAGACAAACGAGTGTTAGTGACTGGTTGTGCTAGTGGGATTGGCGCCAGCCAATGTCGCTTATTTTTAGAGCAAGGCTGTGAGGTTTATGGCATTGATTTGCACGTAGCTAATATTGAACATGCTCGGTTTCATTTTATTCAACTTGATTTAATGCAGGCCACTGATGTGAAAGTGACATTAGAGCCATTAGCTAGGATGGATATTATTTGTAACACTGCGGGGATCTTGGATGATTACCAACCTTCATTAGCTACTGATGAGCAGTTATGGAATCAAGTCTTAAATACTAATCTACGAAGTATGTATTTAGTTTGCAATATTTTTATTGCGAAAAGTTTAGCTGCTCAGCGCCCTTTAACTATTGTTAATATGGCCTCCATTGCAAGTTTCATGGCTAGTGGCGGTGGCGCAGCTTATACGGCTAGTAAACATGCTATTGTAGGTTATACAAAACAATTGAATTTTGACTATGGTAAATTCAAGATCCGGGCTAATTGTCTAGCTCCTGGAGCTGTTCAAACGCCAATGACACAAGAAGATTTCAACACTAATACTGATACTGCTAAAAAAGTAGCACGCCAGACCTTAATTGGACGATATGCTCAACCAGAAGAAATCGCGCAGGCAACATTATTTCTTGCGAGTGCAGTGTCTGAGTATATTTATGGAGCAGTTTTACCGATTGATGGTGGCTTTTCGCTCGGTAAAGAAATTTAA
- a CDS encoding helix-turn-helix domain-containing protein, with protein MGEIGEKLRSARLERGYTIDDLQKKTKIQKRYLVAIEEEKFDQLPGDFYVRAFVKQYAESVGLDSKALLQEFGDEIPQVQPEEVQPETPKPKKETLWNSIRNHLPQISILAVVVVIVCLIGLVMAKVHSQNAHQIPKTTQVETKKPTTHKSTKAKKKADTTKKAPASEQQLKIKADNKQTDGFVVTNWQSASAHNLRLTATNADAWITVNTGDEGQTLWQGVVNAGSSHDVDLQADVQKISIKTGNAASTEIYLNDVQLPVSEHQVGTVHTYTLSIKE; from the coding sequence ATGGGTGAAATAGGAGAAAAATTACGCAGTGCCCGTTTGGAACGGGGCTACACAATTGATGATTTACAAAAGAAAACCAAGATTCAAAAGCGCTATTTGGTAGCAATTGAAGAAGAAAAATTCGATCAATTACCAGGAGACTTTTATGTTCGAGCTTTTGTGAAGCAATATGCCGAAAGCGTTGGTTTAGATAGTAAAGCTTTATTACAGGAGTTTGGCGATGAAATTCCCCAAGTTCAGCCAGAGGAAGTTCAGCCAGAAACGCCAAAGCCTAAAAAAGAAACTCTATGGAATAGCATTCGCAATCATTTACCACAGATTAGTATTTTAGCAGTAGTCGTAGTAATTGTTTGTTTAATCGGGTTAGTAATGGCCAAAGTGCATAGTCAAAATGCACATCAGATTCCCAAGACAACACAAGTAGAAACAAAAAAACCTACAACACATAAATCAACAAAAGCAAAGAAAAAAGCAGATACAACTAAAAAAGCACCGGCTTCTGAGCAGCAATTAAAGATTAAAGCTGATAATAAACAAACAGATGGTTTTGTCGTGACTAATTGGCAATCTGCCAGTGCACATAATCTACGTTTAACTGCCACTAATGCGGATGCTTGGATTACTGTGAATACTGGAGATGAAGGACAAACGTTATGGCAAGGGGTTGTCAATGCTGGTTCGAGTCACGATGTAGATTTACAAGCTGATGTTCAAAAAATTTCTATTAAAACCGGTAACGCTGCTTCGACTGAAATTTATTTGAATGATGTTCAATTACCAGTATCAGAACATCAAGTGGGAACCGTCCACACTTACACGCTTTCAATTAAGGAGTAA
- a CDS encoding DNA translocase FtsK produces MATKRKTKKKTTKRQKKTSANYTINIIGLFIVIISIFAGFKLGLVGRFWANIYRIAVGDCFQILAIILVILGIVMFGLGKVPHLGFKRSFGVLLLLTSILAMMQAVLFQKLALNNDILGVSWRLIVNDMQNNQVATDVGGGMLGALLFSISRPLFSTIGTFLICTLLAFMGGLMFFDVKFAQVVQIGQQAVSWLQHAYKYFKTAYAKHQKQVKATAKSKAKKSPTPVHDFAEPTIPEMPLEQAEDDFEIEGPQPVQSQPSKTAAVDAKVETKPVIRQQDNSDYQLPNVDLLTKIPETDQSSEYELIDTNRKKLKQTLDSFGVQVEVKKATLGPTVTKYEVQPAVGVKVSKIVNLADDLALALAAKDIRIEAPIPGKPYVGIEVPNQHPSVVSFREIVEHEPQHEGHILAVPLGKDVYGQIAMCDLTKLPHLLIAGSTGSGKSVAINTIITGILMQARPSEVKLILIDPKMVELSVYNGIPHLLIPVVTEAKRATGALQKAVNEMERRYKLFEKTGNRKIEEYNQAAEVNNSDKNNPVMEKLPYIVIIVDELSDLMMAAGHEVEVSIVRLAQKARAAGMHLIIATQRPSVDVITGLIKANVPSRMAFAVSSNVDSRTILDSPGAEKLLGRGDMLFEPIGQSKPQRIQGAYISSEDVERVVKFVSDQQAAEYDEEMIPADPDSKEAKSDEPDDEYWQPAIDLVAHEQKASVSMLQRRFQIGYNRAARLVDYMEERGIVGPARGAKPRKVLIKQPGEEEQTDE; encoded by the coding sequence ATGGCAACTAAACGGAAAACAAAAAAGAAAACTACAAAACGGCAAAAGAAAACTTCTGCCAATTATACAATTAATATAATTGGTCTATTTATCGTAATTATTTCAATTTTTGCTGGTTTTAAATTAGGTTTAGTCGGCCGTTTTTGGGCTAATATTTATCGAATAGCAGTTGGCGATTGTTTTCAAATTTTAGCAATTATCCTTGTTATTTTAGGAATTGTGATGTTTGGTCTAGGCAAAGTTCCTCACCTCGGGTTTAAACGTTCTTTCGGCGTATTGTTATTACTTACAAGTATTTTGGCTATGATGCAGGCGGTATTATTTCAAAAACTAGCGTTAAATAATGATATTTTAGGAGTTTCATGGCGTTTAATCGTTAATGATATGCAGAATAATCAAGTAGCGACCGATGTTGGTGGAGGAATGTTAGGAGCGTTATTATTTAGTATTTCTCGACCGCTATTCTCCACAATTGGGACTTTTTTGATTTGTACTTTATTAGCATTTATGGGCGGATTAATGTTTTTTGATGTGAAGTTTGCGCAAGTAGTTCAAATCGGACAACAAGCAGTTTCTTGGCTACAGCACGCTTATAAATATTTCAAAACTGCTTATGCCAAACATCAAAAACAAGTTAAGGCAACAGCTAAATCTAAAGCTAAAAAGTCGCCGACACCAGTGCATGACTTTGCTGAACCGACAATACCGGAAATGCCTTTGGAACAGGCTGAAGATGATTTTGAAATTGAAGGTCCCCAACCAGTTCAATCGCAACCAAGTAAAACAGCTGCTGTTGACGCCAAAGTCGAAACTAAACCAGTGATTAGACAGCAAGATAATAGTGATTATCAATTGCCTAATGTTGACTTATTAACTAAAATTCCCGAAACGGATCAATCTTCAGAATATGAATTAATTGATACTAATCGTAAAAAGTTAAAGCAAACTTTAGATAGTTTTGGTGTTCAAGTAGAAGTAAAGAAGGCCACTTTAGGGCCAACTGTAACTAAATATGAAGTTCAACCTGCCGTAGGTGTTAAGGTTAGCAAAATCGTTAATTTAGCTGATGACTTGGCTTTAGCCTTAGCCGCTAAAGATATCCGAATTGAAGCACCTATTCCTGGCAAGCCTTATGTTGGGATTGAGGTGCCTAATCAACATCCATCAGTGGTATCTTTTCGCGAAATTGTCGAACATGAGCCACAACACGAAGGCCATATTTTGGCTGTTCCTTTGGGGAAAGATGTCTATGGCCAAATTGCAATGTGTGATTTGACTAAATTACCCCATCTATTAATTGCAGGTTCCACTGGTAGTGGTAAGTCTGTGGCTATCAATACAATTATTACTGGAATTTTAATGCAAGCTCGTCCTTCAGAAGTTAAGTTAATTCTGATTGATCCCAAAATGGTAGAATTAAGTGTTTATAACGGCATTCCTCATTTATTAATTCCTGTAGTAACTGAAGCCAAGCGTGCTACTGGGGCTTTGCAAAAGGCTGTTAATGAAATGGAACGGCGTTATAAATTGTTTGAAAAAACGGGCAATCGTAAAATTGAAGAATACAACCAAGCAGCTGAAGTAAATAATAGTGACAAAAATAATCCTGTCATGGAAAAATTACCTTATATTGTCATTATTGTCGATGAGTTATCAGATTTAATGATGGCAGCTGGCCACGAGGTGGAAGTTTCAATTGTCCGTTTAGCCCAAAAAGCTCGAGCTGCAGGCATGCACTTAATTATTGCTACACAGCGGCCGTCAGTTGATGTAATTACAGGTTTGATAAAGGCCAACGTTCCTTCAAGAATGGCATTTGCAGTATCTAGTAATGTTGATTCACGTACGATTTTGGACTCTCCGGGAGCGGAGAAGCTTTTAGGGCGTGGTGATATGTTGTTTGAACCGATTGGACAATCCAAGCCGCAACGAATTCAAGGCGCCTATATTTCTTCTGAAGATGTGGAACGCGTAGTAAAATTTGTGAGTGATCAACAAGCAGCTGAATATGATGAAGAAATGATACCAGCTGATCCAGATAGTAAAGAAGCAAAAAGCGATGAGCCTGATGATGAATATTGGCAACCAGCCATTGACTTAGTAGCCCATGAACAAAAAGCGAGTGTTTCCATGCTGCAGCGTCGTTTTCAAATTGGTTATAATCGTGCGGCACGTTTAGTAGATTATATGGAAGAAAGAGGCATTGTTGGACCAGCTCGTGGCGCGAAACCGCGCAAGGTCTTAATTAAACAACCAGGAGAAGAAGAACAAACAGATGAATGA
- the recA gene encoding recombinase RecA yields the protein MAKDERQAALDIALKKIEKDFGKGAVMRLGENAQTQISTVSSGSLALDDALGVGGFPRGRIVEIYGPESSGKTTVALHAVAEVQKNGGTAAYIDAENAMDPTYATALGVDIDNLLLSQPDTGEQGLQIADALVSSGAVDILVIDSVAALVPRAEIDGEMGDSHVGLQARLMSQALRKLSGTLNKTKTIALFINQIREKVGIVFGNPETTPGGRALKFYSTIRLEVRRAEQIKDGSDVIGNRVKIKVVKNKVAPPFKVAHVDMMYGKGISQTGEIVDMGAEKDIVEKSGSWYSYNNERIGQGRENVKKYLDEHPDLKAEIKQKVRVAYGMDSDLTQEDSKESEEKAPNKADKAKTKDKTVVKEES from the coding sequence TTGGCAAAAGATGAACGTCAAGCAGCATTAGACATTGCTTTGAAAAAAATCGAAAAGGATTTTGGTAAAGGAGCAGTAATGCGTCTTGGTGAAAATGCACAAACCCAAATTTCCACAGTTTCCAGCGGTTCTTTGGCTTTAGATGATGCATTAGGCGTAGGTGGATTTCCCCGTGGCCGAATTGTGGAAATTTATGGACCGGAAAGTTCTGGTAAAACCACAGTAGCTTTGCATGCAGTAGCCGAAGTTCAAAAAAACGGCGGCACAGCAGCCTATATTGACGCCGAAAATGCGATGGATCCAACTTATGCAACAGCTTTAGGAGTTGATATTGATAATTTGTTGTTATCCCAACCAGACACTGGTGAACAAGGACTACAAATTGCTGACGCTTTAGTTTCTAGTGGTGCTGTTGATATTTTGGTTATTGATTCAGTTGCGGCCTTAGTTCCTCGAGCAGAAATTGATGGAGAGATGGGAGATTCCCATGTGGGCTTGCAGGCACGTTTAATGTCCCAAGCTTTACGTAAATTATCAGGTACACTTAACAAAACCAAAACTATTGCTTTATTTATCAACCAAATACGTGAAAAAGTTGGGATTGTGTTTGGTAATCCTGAGACGACTCCTGGTGGTCGGGCATTAAAATTTTATTCTACTATTCGTTTAGAAGTACGCAGAGCCGAACAAATCAAAGATGGTTCTGACGTTATTGGTAATCGTGTTAAAATCAAAGTAGTCAAAAATAAAGTAGCACCTCCTTTTAAAGTAGCTCATGTAGATATGATGTACGGCAAAGGAATTTCGCAGACTGGTGAGATTGTTGATATGGGTGCTGAAAAAGATATCGTAGAAAAAAGTGGTTCCTGGTATTCTTACAATAATGAGCGAATTGGCCAAGGACGCGAAAATGTTAAAAAGTATCTCGATGAACATCCTGATTTAAAAGCTGAAATTAAACAAAAAGTTCGGGTTGCTTATGGAATGGATTCTGACTTAACTCAGGAAGATTCTAAGGAATCTGAAGAAAAAGCTCCAAATAAGGCAGATAAAGCTAAAACTAAAGATAAAACAGTTGTCAAAGAGGAATCTTAA
- the yfmH gene encoding EF-P 5-aminopentanol modification-associated protein YfmH has protein sequence MDNLEVIEISQQLNFPIRALVNTQFNQTYAIAMVDFGSLDTFADIPAGAAHFLEHKLFAKPGYDSSQRFAQFGSDANAFTSYTKTAFLFKTIGHVSENLTTLLDLISHPYFTPQNVAREQEIIAQEIQMYADMPDWILEQTTLNNLFPDDPIAQDIAGSISSIKQITPATLQTIYQKYYNPANLRLYLAGNVDVKQVQDCILNLAQQNTSLQQLVQRQGASPIRMQPQLNAVKNQQIIHFKAQRPHLMIGLRVDTAYFDLTTMILLQNHLDLLLELIFGDMSEFHQNLSNDGLLDDSFGYNVIVERQYAFILISGETQHPQELAAQIEEYLFHDGFRQELTADNMAIIRRDSIGSYLFAQDYLENLATEAAELDFYGVEINQVPQLLSQVQVQDLISLATKVLQPHNFTKTILYPE, from the coding sequence ATGGATAATTTAGAAGTAATTGAGATTAGCCAGCAATTAAATTTTCCAATTAGGGCATTAGTCAACACTCAATTTAATCAAACTTATGCTATTGCAATGGTTGATTTTGGTTCATTAGATACTTTTGCAGATATACCGGCTGGAGCGGCCCATTTTTTGGAGCATAAATTGTTTGCTAAACCTGGTTATGATAGTTCACAGCGGTTTGCTCAATTTGGCTCTGATGCTAATGCTTTTACTAGTTATACAAAGACAGCTTTTTTGTTTAAAACAATTGGTCATGTTTCTGAGAATTTAACTACACTGCTTGATTTAATTAGTCATCCTTATTTCACTCCGCAAAATGTGGCACGTGAACAAGAAATTATTGCTCAAGAAATTCAAATGTACGCTGACATGCCCGATTGGATTTTAGAGCAAACTACCTTAAATAATTTATTTCCAGATGATCCAATTGCTCAAGATATTGCAGGTAGTATTTCTTCCATTAAGCAAATTACACCTGCCACTTTACAGACAATTTATCAAAAATATTATAATCCTGCTAATTTAAGATTATATTTGGCAGGTAATGTTGATGTAAAACAAGTACAAGATTGCATTTTGAACTTAGCGCAGCAAAATACATCTTTACAACAGTTAGTGCAACGTCAAGGTGCTAGTCCCATTAGAATGCAACCGCAACTCAACGCTGTTAAAAATCAACAAATAATTCATTTTAAAGCTCAACGGCCTCATCTGATGATTGGATTGAGGGTTGATACGGCATATTTTGATTTGACAACAATGATTTTGCTGCAAAACCATCTCGACTTGTTATTGGAATTAATATTTGGCGATATGTCAGAATTTCATCAAAATTTATCAAATGATGGTTTGCTTGATGATTCTTTTGGGTATAATGTAATAGTTGAACGCCAGTATGCTTTCATTTTGATTAGTGGGGAAACTCAACATCCGCAAGAATTAGCTGCCCAAATAGAAGAATATTTATTTCATGATGGTTTTCGTCAAGAATTAACCGCAGATAATATGGCAATTATTAGACGTGATAGTATTGGTTCTTATCTATTTGCGCAAGATTATTTAGAAAATTTGGCCACGGAAGCGGCTGAATTAGACTTTTACGGAGTAGAGATTAATCAAGTACCACAACTATTAAGTCAAGTTCAGGTACAAGATTTAATATCTTTGGCTACAAAGGTCTTACAACCACATAATTTTACTAAAACAATTTTATATCCGGAGTAG
- the ymfI gene encoding elongation factor P 5-aminopentanone reductase produces the protein MKWALILGASGAIGQKISYDLAKSGWSLYLQGNQHLDQLQKNVADWRCQFPKQDFLIIAADFNQTDCIPKIVESIFSIDALIAAQGITDYRLFSQVPKAKFDQLLNVNLKVPLLLIQQLQEKLAQSQNGRIVLIGSVYGKRGSAMEVIYSTLKGALSAFAQAYAQEVASLGITVNVIAPGAVNTPMLAQFSAANKEQLRAQIPMGRLAEGEDISYWVHALLSPQAQYLTGQTLYITGGWLE, from the coding sequence ATGAAATGGGCGTTAATATTAGGTGCTAGTGGCGCAATTGGTCAAAAAATCAGTTATGATCTGGCTAAAAGTGGCTGGTCATTGTATTTACAAGGAAATCAACACTTAGATCAATTACAAAAAAATGTAGCAGATTGGCGTTGTCAATTTCCCAAGCAGGATTTTTTAATAATTGCAGCTGACTTTAACCAAACTGATTGCATTCCCAAAATAGTTGAAAGTATTTTTAGTATTGATGCTTTGATTGCTGCTCAAGGTATCACTGATTATCGGTTATTTTCGCAAGTGCCCAAAGCTAAATTTGACCAATTATTAAATGTCAATTTGAAAGTGCCCTTGTTACTAATTCAGCAACTGCAAGAAAAGCTAGCTCAGAGTCAAAATGGACGAATTGTGTTAATAGGGTCTGTTTACGGCAAACGTGGGAGTGCGATGGAAGTTATTTATAGCACTTTAAAAGGCGCATTATCGGCATTTGCACAAGCTTACGCACAGGAAGTTGCCAGTTTAGGTATTACAGTTAATGTTATTGCACCTGGTGCTGTTAATACGCCGATGCTGGCTCAATTTTCTGCGGCTAATAAAGAACAATTGCGTGCGCAAATTCCGATGGGACGCCTAGCTGAAGGCGAAGATATTAGCTATTGGGTGCATGCTTTATTATCGCCACAAGCTCAATATTTAACAGGCCAAACATTATATATTACTGGTGGTTGGTTAGAATAA
- the yfmF gene encoding EF-P 5-aminopentanol modification-associated protein YfmF, with protein MNDIQTFQVAPGIEILWLPTTKFHVARLEVNFVAEQELNSTTSRRLLANMLQRSSAAWPKESLLSRQLSSLYGAELTAKTTILQNLNVLSLAISAPVSYDNEEIFSAAQKLLWECLLHPNANQTKKQFSQQAFQIEQTNLVNAYASIADNYSLQASLDLQKLIYQNYPELAIPAFGTLRQLQQVSPQQLWQQYQTILQTNRVIATLVGDVDQSIITQLTSYLQQLKARQQSVNLQMKSLLNFTEEPLVQQRQEQIQQSQLALAYQVPARKSVLQVLNMMLGGDDQSLLFQKVREQAGLAYSIYSNVNSYQQIISIYAGISAEKLAQTKQIISQQIATLATEQLEDLLQHAKLALINQRLELADSIATPANQLLLKALNPRIMIDDEHYLQKIQQVSLQDIHQAASHLHEIAEFCLLGTEKAKKEKVNG; from the coding sequence ATGAATGATATTCAAACTTTTCAAGTAGCACCTGGAATAGAAATTTTATGGTTGCCAACCACTAAATTTCATGTAGCCCGTTTAGAAGTTAATTTTGTGGCTGAACAAGAATTAAATTCTACAACCAGCCGTCGTTTGTTAGCCAATATGCTACAGCGTTCTAGTGCCGCTTGGCCAAAAGAATCATTATTATCACGGCAATTATCATCTCTATATGGCGCCGAATTAACTGCTAAAACAACTATTCTGCAAAATCTTAATGTTTTGTCTTTAGCCATTAGTGCGCCTGTTAGTTATGACAATGAAGAAATTTTCTCTGCAGCACAAAAGTTGTTGTGGGAATGCTTGTTACATCCCAATGCTAATCAGACTAAAAAACAATTTTCTCAACAAGCTTTTCAAATTGAACAGACTAATTTGGTTAACGCTTATGCAAGTATTGCTGATAATTATTCACTACAAGCTTCATTGGATTTACAAAAATTAATTTATCAAAATTATCCTGAATTAGCGATTCCTGCTTTTGGGACTTTAAGGCAGTTGCAGCAAGTATCTCCACAACAACTTTGGCAACAATATCAAACTATACTACAGACTAATCGTGTAATTGCCACTTTAGTGGGGGATGTTGATCAAAGTATTATCACGCAATTAACCAGCTATCTACAGCAATTAAAAGCACGACAACAATCAGTTAATTTACAAATGAAGTCACTGCTGAATTTTACTGAGGAACCTCTTGTTCAGCAAAGACAAGAACAGATTCAACAAAGTCAATTAGCACTAGCTTATCAAGTGCCTGCGCGTAAGTCTGTTTTACAAGTTTTAAATATGATGCTAGGTGGCGATGATCAATCCTTATTGTTCCAAAAGGTGCGTGAACAAGCAGGGTTAGCTTATTCAATTTACAGTAATGTCAATTCATATCAGCAGATTATTTCTATTTATGCAGGTATCAGCGCTGAAAAATTGGCCCAAACAAAACAAATTATTTCACAACAAATTGCTACTTTAGCAACTGAACAATTAGAAGATTTATTGCAACACGCTAAGTTAGCTTTAATTAATCAACGCTTGGAATTAGCAGACAGTATTGCTACACCGGCCAATCAACTCTTACTAAAAGCATTAAATCCACGAATTATGATAGATGATGAACATTATCTACAAAAAATTCAACAAGTCTCCTTGCAAGATATTCATCAAGCTGCAAGTCATTTGCACGAAATTGCTGAATTTTGCTTGTTAGGCACAGAAAAAGCAAAAAAGGAGAAGGTAAATGGATAA